The following proteins are co-located in the Candidatus Ozemobacteraceae bacterium genome:
- a CDS encoding MBL fold metallo-hydrolase: MKITILVDDKAAEGLVAEHGLAFWIEFGRAKLLFDTGQGPALEANARTLGIDLSTADMVALSHGHYDHTGGLPLAFERIPDARLHCHPAVIKPRYSIRDGVAKAVGMPETARKAVDQVTGLRRAFENRPVLWSKDVGLTGPIPRKTAFETTGGPFSLDQQGTQPDPIEDDQALWVRTPEGIVVVTGCCHSGLINTLSCVRELAGDGPILAIVGGFHLLNADADRLEKTIKLLREFRPGQLIPTHCTGDGAVAALGAAFGVMVAPGKAGDRFQW, encoded by the coding sequence TTGAAGATCACGATTCTCGTCGATGACAAGGCCGCGGAAGGGCTGGTGGCCGAGCATGGTCTCGCGTTCTGGATCGAGTTCGGGAGGGCGAAACTGTTGTTCGACACCGGCCAGGGGCCGGCCCTGGAAGCCAATGCCCGAACGCTTGGCATCGATCTTTCCACGGCTGACATGGTGGCCCTGAGTCATGGCCATTACGACCATACGGGCGGGTTGCCGCTCGCTTTCGAGCGGATTCCCGATGCCCGGTTGCACTGTCACCCGGCGGTGATTAAACCGCGATACAGCATTCGGGACGGTGTGGCAAAGGCGGTCGGCATGCCGGAAACCGCGCGAAAAGCGGTTGATCAGGTGACGGGGCTCCGACGGGCGTTCGAAAATCGGCCGGTTTTGTGGTCCAAAGATGTTGGATTGACAGGGCCGATTCCCCGGAAAACGGCTTTTGAAACGACCGGCGGCCCTTTCTCCCTCGATCAGCAGGGAACACAGCCCGATCCCATAGAGGACGACCAGGCACTCTGGGTGCGAACCCCCGAAGGCATTGTCGTCGTGACCGGTTGCTGCCATTCTGGATTGATCAACACCCTCTCGTGTGTACGCGAACTGGCGGGAGACGGTCCCATCCTGGCCATTGTCGGCGGGTTCCACCTGCTGAATGCCGATGCAGACAGACTTGAGAAGACGATCAAGTTGCTGCGCGAATTCCGGCCTGGGCAGCTGATTCCCACGCACTGCACGGGTGACGGTGCCGTCGCGGCGCTGGGCGCGGCCTTCGGTGTCATGGTTGCTCCGGGCAAGGCTGGAGATAGGTTTCAGTGGTGA
- a CDS encoding undecaprenyl-diphosphate phosphatase, with protein sequence MNIHLIAVIQGIVEGLTEFLPVSSTGHLILSAHLLGFTGEKADTFEVFIQLGAILAVAILYRTRIIDMLRRWRDLPWTSNRLTLWHIALAMVPAVVLGLLFHKRIKLYLFSPITVLVGLVIGGIYLILAERYQPQVRAITVDEMTWKQALGIGVCQCLSLWPGFSRAGATIAGGLLFGVSHVPAAEFSFLLAIPMMVAATGKDLWSSRDLLSMSDAGVFAIGFFVSFVVAWLAVVSFMRFLGRTRLTPFAWYRFALAALFGLYLLS encoded by the coding sequence ATGAACATCCACCTCATTGCCGTCATTCAGGGAATCGTCGAAGGGCTGACCGAGTTTCTGCCGGTCAGTTCGACAGGACACCTCATTCTCTCGGCACATCTGCTGGGCTTCACGGGCGAGAAGGCTGACACCTTCGAGGTGTTCATCCAGCTCGGCGCGATTCTCGCCGTTGCCATTCTCTACCGAACCCGCATCATCGACATGTTGCGGCGATGGCGCGATCTGCCGTGGACAAGCAACCGGCTGACCCTGTGGCACATTGCACTGGCGATGGTTCCAGCCGTCGTTCTCGGCCTGCTGTTCCACAAGAGAATCAAGCTGTATCTCTTCTCGCCGATAACCGTCCTGGTCGGTCTCGTCATCGGCGGCATCTATCTGATCCTGGCCGAACGATATCAACCCCAGGTGCGGGCAATAACAGTCGACGAGATGACCTGGAAGCAAGCGCTGGGAATCGGCGTCTGCCAGTGCCTCTCGCTGTGGCCGGGCTTTTCCAGAGCCGGCGCGACGATTGCCGGCGGCCTTCTGTTCGGTGTGTCTCACGTGCCCGCGGCGGAGTTTTCGTTCCTGCTCGCCATTCCGATGATGGTCGCCGCGACGGGCAAGGACCTCTGGTCGAGCCGCGACCTGCTGTCGATGAGCGACGCGGGTGTCTTCGCCATCGGCTTTTTCGTCTCGTTCGTGGTGGCCTGGCTCGCCGTTGTCAGCTTCATGCGCTTCCTCGGCCGCACCCGCCTGACGCCGTTCGCTTGGTATCGGTTCGCGCTGGCAGCCCTGTTTGGCCTCTACCTGCTGTCCTAA